From a single Miscanthus floridulus cultivar M001 chromosome 8, ASM1932011v1, whole genome shotgun sequence genomic region:
- the LOC136471909 gene encoding putative glucose-6-phosphate 1-epimerase: protein MASPAPAGAASAAASPSPPVQLPSPFAELVKGPSGLEKIVLRGARNCCAEIYLYGGQVTSWKNDNGEELLFLSSKAIFKPPKAIRGGIPVCFPQFGTHGNLEQHGFARNRFWTIDNNPPPLPVSPAIKAFVDLILKPSEEDLKIWPHSFEFRLRVALGPSGDLSLTSRIRNTNTDGRPFSYTFAYHTYFSVSDISEVRVEGLETMDYLDNLKAKERFTEQGDAIVFESEVDKVYLAAPSKIAIIDHEKKRTFVVTKEGLPDAVVWNPWDKKAKAMQDFGDAEYKSMLCVEPAAVERPITLKPGEEWKGRLVLSAVPSSYCSGQLDPLKVLQG from the exons ATGGCCTCCCCTGCCCCCGCCGGCGCAGCCAGTGCCGCCGCCTCACCGTCGCCGCCGGTGCAGCTGCCGTCGCCGTTCGCGGAGCTCGTCAAGGGCCCCTCCGGCCTCGAGAAGATCGTGCTTCGCGGCGCTCGCAACTGCTGTGCCGAG ATCTATCTTTATGGAGGTCAAGTAACATCATGGAAGAATGACAATGGGGAAGAGCTGCTTTTTCTCAGCAGCAAG GCTATTTTCAAACCTCCAAAAGCTATTCGTGGTGGTATACCAGTCTGCTTTCCCCAA TTTGGAACACATGGAAATCTTGAACAACATGGATTCGCTAGGAACCGGTTTTGGACTATCGACAACAACCCACCTCCTTTACCAGTAAGCCCTGCTATTAAAGCTTTTGTTGATCTGATTCTGAAGCCTTCTGAAGAGGATTTAAAGATCTGGCCTCACAG TTTTGAATTTCGCTTGAGAGTTGCTCTTGGACCTTCTGGAGATTTGAGTCTCACATCACGAATCAGGAATACCAACACAGATGGAAGACCTTTCTCTTATACGTTTGCATATCACACATACTTCTCTGTCTCTGACATAAG TGAGGTGCGTGTCGAAGGACTGGAAACAATGGACTACCTTGACAACTTGAAGGCAAAGGAGCGTTTCACAGAGCAAGGCGATGCTATTGTTTTTGAATCAGAA GTTGATAAAGTTTATCTTGCCGCACCCTCCAAAATTGCTATCATTGATCATGAGAAGAAAAGAACATTTGTCGTGACAAAAGAAGGGCTTCCTGATGCTG TTGTTTGGAACCCTTGGGACAAGAAGGCAAAAGCAATGCAAGATTTTGGGGATGCAGAATACAAGAGCATGCTGTGTGTGGAGCCTGCAGCTGTTGAGAGGCCTATTACTCTGAAACCTGGTGAAGAGTGGAAAGGAAGGCTTGTGCTCTCAGCGGTTCCTTCGAGTTACTGTAGTGGACAGTTAGATCCATTGAAGGTCCTTCAGGGTTGA
- the LOC136471910 gene encoding indole-3-glycerol phosphate synthase, chloroplastic-like, whose product MESLLASRSIRSSFSAVAASTRGAFPRPSHVATLAGPGARARPLLAGHKDSILEVLAHDDMLNAKELVQWENGLSFNDIAARQGIRIRRHFHPTASLKEIEEELGAPRNILEKIIWDKEIEVAEGRAKKPLEEVTQAARKAPPSRDFYGALEAAYKRNGVPALIAEVKKASPSRGVLRENFNPVEIAQAYEKNGAACLSILTDEKYFQGSFENLEKVRTSGVKCPLLCKEFVIDKWQIYNARSKGADAILLIAAVLPDLDIRNFLQICEELGMTALIEVHDEREMERVLKINGVKLIGINNRSLETFVVDTSNTKMLLEKHGDSIREKGILVVGESGLFTPDDVAYVQNAGVSAVLVGESLVKQECPGRAIVGLFGKELLH is encoded by the exons ATGGAGTCTCTCCTCGCCTCGCGATCCATTAGGTCTTCCTTCTCCGCCGTCGCCGCTAGCACCAGGGGCGCTTTCCCCAGGCCCTCGCACGTCGCCACCCTCGCCGGCcccggcgcccgcgcccgcccgctcCTTGCCGGCCACAAG GACTCAATTCTTGAGGTGCTGGCACATGATGATATGCTGAACGCAAAGGAGCTAGTCCAATGGGAGAATGGCTTGTCATTCAATGACATAGCGGCTAGACAGGGGATTCGCATCCGCAGGCACTTCCACCCCACCGCCTCCTTgaaggagatagaggaggagctGGGAGCCCCCCGCAacatcctagagaagatcatTTGGGACAAGGAGATTGAAGTAGCTGAG GGGCGTGCTAAGAAGCCTCTTGAGGAGGTGACTCAAGCTGCAAGGAAAGCCCCTCCATCAAGAGACTTCTATGGCGCTTTAGAAGCTGCCTACAAGCGTAATGGGGTGCCTGCATTGATTGCTGAGGTCAAGAAAGCATCCCCGAGTAGGGGTGTGCTCAGGGAGAACTTTAATCCT GTTGAAATCGCTCAAGCTTATGAAAAGAATGGAGCTGCATGTTTGAGCATTTTGACGGATGAGAAGTACTTTCAG GGAAGCTTCGAGAATCTTGAGAAGGTGCGCACCTCAGGAGTGAAG TGTCCCCTTCTCTGCAAAGAGTTTGTCATTGATAAGTGGCAAATCTATAATGCTCGCTCTAAGGGTGCTGATGCAATTCTACTAATTGCTGCTGTACTACCAGACCTTGACATAAGGAATTTTCTTCAGATTTGCGAAGAGTTGGGAATGACAGCTCTTATTGAG GTTCATGATGAAAGAGAGATGGAGCGTGTGCTGAAGATAAATGGAGTTAAGCTTATTGGTATCAATAACCGAAGCCTTG AGACATTTGTTGTTGATACTTCGAACACCAAGATGTTGCTCGAAAAGCATGGTGATAGCATCAGGGAGAAGGGAATTTTG GTTGTTGGTGAATCAGGTCTGTTTACTCCGGATGATGTTGCTTATGTTCAGAATGCTGGCGTTTCTGCT GTTTTGGTTGGGGAATCCCTGGTGAAGCAAGAGTGCCCTGGACGAGCCATTGTTGGGTTATTTGGCAAAGAACTGCTGCACTGA
- the LOC136471911 gene encoding AUGMIN subunit 1-like, which produces MDHAAAEHLDPTIPAPSSAAVAEVNAWLASLAAEAGGAGGTGGRGGGGGAAAELSLGPDPTPRGVTYLRALASASRGRSRAAGIAAAGLRAQAAEYHAEAARLREALERAGLARDALPPPATAAARAVAAVANLLAIRDTEMSSFVVASADLSLRRAEVEEKRDKVHKESKALLDYTRKAINKLTELKKMLEKFKNDVEKQQVEQMTDWQTKLVMMDSKERQYILQVSNYKAMLNRVGYTPEINHGVLMEMAEHKKDLERKTKPIADTLRSYQDLPPDKALAALAIEDKKRQYAAAEKYLEDVLQSALTTTGL; this is translated from the exons ATGGatcacgccgccgccgagcaccTCGACCCCACCATCCCGGCACCCTcgtccgccgccgtcgccgaggTAAATGCGTGGCTGGCCTCCCTCGCCGCGGAGGCGGGGGGCGCGGGCGGGACGGgagggcgaggcggcggcggaggtgcgGCGGCGGAGCTGTCGCTGGGGCCCGACCCCACACCGCGCGGGGTGACCTACCTCCGCGCGCTGGCCTCTGCGTCGCGGGGGCGGTCCCGCGCCGCCGGAATCGCGGCTGCGGGGCTGCGTGCGCAGGCGGCCGAGTACCACGCCGAGGCGGCGCGGCTGCGGGAGGCTCTCGAGCGGGCGGGGCTCGCGAGGGACGCGCTCCCACCACCCGCAACCGCGGCGGCACGAGCCGTCGCTGCAGTCGCTAACCTCCTCGCCATCCGTGACACCGAGATGAGCAG CTTTGTGGTGGCAAGTGCAGACTTGTCTCTGAGGCGAGCAGAGGTGGAGGAGAAGAGGGACAAAGTGCATAAGGAGTCAAAAGCACTACTCGATTACACGCGGAAGGCCATAAACAAGCTTACTGAGCTGAAGAA GATGCTGGAGAAATTTAAAAATGACGTGGAGAAGCAACAAGTAGAGCAAATGACGGATTGGCAGACAAAGCTTGTTATGATGGACTCCAAGGAACGACAGTATATCCTCCAAGTCTCAAATTATAAG GCAATGCTTAATCGAGTGGGTTATACGCCGGAGATCAATCATGGTGTGTTGATGGAAATGGCTGAGCATAAGAAGGATCTTGAGAGGAAGACAAAACCCATAGCTGATACATTAAGGAGCTACCAGGATTTACCTCCG GATAAAGCTCTAGCTGCACTAGCTATAGAGGACAAAAAGAGGCAGTATGCAGCTGCAGAGAAGTACCTAGAAGATGTGTTGCAATCTGCTCTAACCACAACTGGCCTATAA